In Aquimarina sp. TRL1, a single window of DNA contains:
- a CDS encoding NADP-dependent malic enzyme: MSIESKRREALVYHAKPTPGKIKVVPTKKYATQRDLSLAYSPGVAEPCLEIEKNTSNVYKYTAKGNLVAVISNGTAVLGLGDIGPEASKPVMEGKGLLFKIFADIDVFDIEVDTKDVDAFVETVKNIAPTFGGINLEDIKAPEAFEIERRLKEELDIPVMHDDQHGTAIISAAALLNACELAGKEISQVKIVVSGAGAAAVSCTRLYKAFGAKSENIVMTDSKGVIRKSRTNLTPEKAEFATDRELDTLEDALKGADVFIGLSMANLVSPDMLLSMADNPIVFAMANPDPEINYNLAIETRDDIIMATGRSDNPNQVNNVLGFPFIFRGALDVRATGINEEMKMAAVKALAELAKEPVPEQVNIAYGETRLNFGKDYIIPKPFDPRLMSKVPPAVAKAAMESGVATAPITDWKKYENELLERMGNDNKLVRLLADRAKTNPKRVVFAEADHLDVLKAAQTVKEDGIGYPILLGRKDVIAELMAEIDFDKEGVTIIDPKSDDEIERKNHYAKKYWEVNSRKGITLFDAQKLMRERNYFAAMMVNEGDADALLSGYSRSYPTVVKPMLDLIGLAKGATRIATMNVMMTAKGPLFISDTSINIEPSAEDLATIAQMTARTVEMFGVDPVIGMISYANFGSSKHPNASKVREAVNYLHQHHPNIVVDGELQMDFALNREMRKDKFPFSKLNGKKVNTLVFPSLDSANSTYKLLKELNESESIGPIMMGMRKPVHILQLGASVEEMINMAAVAVIDAQQKEKKEREGASFVTA; the protein is encoded by the coding sequence ATGAGTATAGAAAGTAAAAGAAGAGAGGCCTTAGTGTATCACGCTAAACCTACACCAGGAAAAATCAAGGTAGTTCCCACAAAAAAATATGCGACACAAAGAGATTTGTCATTAGCATATTCCCCTGGAGTTGCAGAGCCTTGCTTAGAAATAGAAAAAAACACCTCGAATGTTTATAAATATACAGCAAAAGGAAATTTAGTTGCTGTTATCTCTAATGGAACGGCAGTATTAGGGTTAGGAGATATAGGTCCTGAAGCGTCAAAACCAGTAATGGAAGGAAAAGGGCTGTTATTTAAAATTTTTGCAGATATCGATGTTTTTGATATAGAAGTGGATACTAAAGATGTAGATGCTTTTGTAGAGACCGTAAAAAACATAGCTCCTACATTTGGAGGGATAAATCTTGAGGACATTAAAGCTCCTGAAGCTTTTGAGATAGAAAGAAGGCTCAAAGAAGAACTGGATATTCCGGTAATGCACGATGATCAACACGGAACCGCGATAATCTCTGCGGCAGCATTATTGAATGCCTGTGAATTGGCAGGAAAAGAGATTAGCCAAGTGAAGATAGTGGTAAGCGGAGCAGGAGCAGCAGCCGTTTCCTGTACGAGACTGTATAAAGCATTTGGAGCAAAATCGGAAAATATCGTTATGACCGATAGTAAAGGGGTAATTCGAAAAAGCAGAACAAATCTTACCCCCGAAAAAGCCGAGTTTGCTACAGATAGAGAATTAGATACTTTAGAAGATGCACTAAAAGGAGCTGATGTTTTTATCGGTTTGTCAATGGCTAATCTGGTTTCTCCAGACATGCTTTTGTCAATGGCTGATAATCCAATTGTTTTTGCGATGGCAAATCCTGATCCTGAAATAAACTATAACTTGGCAATAGAGACAAGAGATGATATTATCATGGCTACAGGTCGAAGTGATAACCCTAATCAGGTAAATAACGTTTTAGGATTCCCTTTTATATTTAGAGGTGCATTAGACGTACGGGCAACTGGGATTAATGAAGAAATGAAGATGGCGGCAGTAAAAGCATTGGCAGAACTAGCAAAAGAACCTGTGCCAGAGCAAGTGAATATTGCATATGGAGAAACGCGTCTTAACTTTGGGAAGGATTATATTATTCCCAAACCATTTGATCCTAGGTTAATGAGTAAAGTGCCTCCTGCAGTGGCAAAAGCCGCAATGGAATCAGGAGTTGCGACAGCTCCGATTACAGATTGGAAGAAGTATGAAAATGAGCTGTTAGAGAGAATGGGGAATGATAATAAGTTAGTACGCTTATTGGCTGATAGGGCAAAAACAAATCCTAAAAGAGTTGTGTTTGCAGAAGCAGATCACTTGGATGTTCTGAAAGCAGCCCAAACAGTAAAAGAAGACGGAATAGGGTATCCAATACTTTTGGGAAGAAAAGATGTGATCGCCGAGTTAATGGCTGAGATAGACTTTGATAAAGAAGGAGTAACCATTATCGATCCTAAATCAGATGATGAAATTGAAAGGAAAAATCATTACGCAAAGAAATATTGGGAAGTAAATAGTCGAAAAGGAATTACACTGTTTGATGCCCAGAAATTGATGAGGGAGCGAAACTACTTTGCTGCAATGATGGTTAATGAAGGTGACGCAGATGCTTTGTTATCCGGATATTCCAGAAGTTATCCTACTGTTGTAAAACCGATGCTAGACCTGATAGGGTTGGCAAAAGGAGCTACTAGGATTGCTACCATGAATGTAATGATGACAGCAAAAGGACCTTTGTTTATAAGTGATACTTCGATTAATATAGAGCCATCTGCAGAGGATTTGGCAACCATTGCTCAGATGACAGCAAGAACAGTAGAGATGTTCGGTGTGGATCCGGTAATAGGTATGATCTCATATGCGAATTTTGGGTCGTCTAAACACCCGAATGCTTCTAAGGTTAGAGAAGCGGTAAATTACCTTCACCAGCATCACCCAAATATTGTAGTAGATGGAGAGTTGCAAATGGACTTTGCTCTTAATAGAGAAATGAGAAAAGATAAATTTCCATTCTCTAAGCTTAACGGGAAAAAAGTAAACACATTAGTGTTCCCTAGTTTAGATTCAGCGAATAGTACCTATAAGTTGTTAAAAGAATTAAATGAATCAGAATCGATAGGTCCTATTATGATGGGAATGCGCAAACCGGTCCATATTTTACAATTAGGAGCTAGTGTAGAAGAAATGATAAATATGGCTGCAGTCGCAGTTATTGATGCTCAACAGAAAGAAAAGAAAGAACGAGAAGGCGCATCTTTTGTAACTGCTTAA
- the ruvA gene encoding Holliday junction branch migration protein RuvA, which translates to MITHIKGRLVEKNPTDVIIDCNGVGYFLHISLHTFSLLPEGEVIQLYTHLQVKEDSHTLFGFAQKSEREIFRLLISVSGIGASIARTMLSSMDPNQIKEAIASGDVAAIQSIKGIGAKTAQRVILDLKDKILKVYDIGEVSIPQSNTNGEEALSALETLGFNRKLAKKVVDKILKECPTETVENIIKQALKNL; encoded by the coding sequence ATGATCACACATATCAAAGGGCGATTGGTAGAGAAAAATCCTACCGATGTTATTATTGACTGTAATGGAGTAGGATACTTTTTACATATTTCATTACATACTTTCTCATTACTCCCGGAAGGAGAAGTTATTCAGCTGTATACCCACTTACAGGTAAAAGAAGATTCACATACTTTATTTGGCTTTGCTCAGAAGTCCGAACGAGAGATTTTTAGGCTATTGATCTCAGTTTCAGGAATTGGTGCCAGTATTGCAAGAACGATGTTATCCTCTATGGATCCCAATCAAATTAAAGAGGCGATTGCTTCTGGAGATGTAGCAGCGATTCAGTCGATCAAAGGAATTGGAGCAAAAACCGCTCAACGGGTAATTTTGGATTTAAAAGATAAGATTTTAAAAGTTTACGATATTGGAGAAGTTTCTATTCCTCAGAGCAATACTAATGGAGAAGAAGCGTTATCTGCTTTAGAAACCTTAGGTTTTAATCGAAAACTAGCCAAAAAAGTGGTCGATAAAATCTTGAAAGAGTGCCCCACAGAAACAGTTGAAAATATAATAAAGCAAGCCTTAAAAAATTTATAA
- the sprA gene encoding cell surface protein SprA, whose product MIALYSGVLYGQETEKVRDSTSTTYSLGTIALPDPTSIISKYEYDPVTNRYIYSQKLGEFNVNYPLFLTPKEFEELVAKEQRKAYFREKIDAFSGKKDGSEEKRKNLLPVFYVKSGLFESIFGGNEIEVIPQGSVEMDLGMLYTKQDNPAFSPRNRSNFTFDFDQRISLSLIGKVGKRLQITANYDTESTFDFQNQIKLEYTPTEDDIIRSIEVGNVSMPLNSSLIQGAQSLFGVKMGLQFGRTSVTGVFSEQRSETRSVQVEGGGTIEDFEFFALDYDENRHYFLSHYFRDNYDQALENYPFINTNVQVTRIEVWVTNRATSAQTITGARNIVALEDLGESPVAGNFNIPASLFNTGAGAFPDNGNNDLDPRAISAAGPVTEAVRQISTVKQGFIGPIASFAEGTDYSVLENARQLTQNEFTLHQQLGYISLNQRLNNDEVLAVAFQFTVGGEVYQVGEFANDGVEATIGENSGTDVEAGSSQNLVVKMLKSSITNVGRPNWDLMMKNIYNTGAYRLEQNDFRLNILYTNPSPVNYISEVEGSPLPADVEQTTLLKVFNMDRLNVNNDPVVGGDGFFDYVPGITVDSENGRIQFTTVEPFGRYLFDKLSGGTVGDYNNPTSYNPNQAKYVFRQLYTETKVRAEQEAADKNYFQLKGRYKSSGQDGIPLGAFNVPQGSVTVTAGGRVLQEGVDYTVNYQLGRVTILDEGLKASNTPIEVSTENNAVFGQQTKRYTGLNIEHKFSDDFIIGGTYLNLRERPVTQKSSYNYEPINNTILGFNLSYATEVPFLTRMVNKLPNIDTDVPSNVSVRTEVAKLFAGAPKGADFDGKVTTYIDDFEGAQTAIDVSSPLSWELSSTPVGFGDTQGIEAGYRRAKLSWYSIDPIFYSSGRPSGISVDDLSQNATRRVYNDEIFPETDIVSGQSLALFTLDLNYDPLTRGAYNFNPEVSASGSGFTSPQDNFGGIMRPLTSTNFEQSNVEFIEFWLMDPFAYDDVDNPGGTIVFNLGNISEDVLKDGKKQYENGLPKIADPNFTPSTGTIGQVPVKQSLIYAFDSEGQERVVQDAGFDGLNDAQEAIAFPGFGTEDPSADNYEYYLQGTGGILERYKKYNGTQGNSPTDVSNDDRGNTTYPTVEDINRDNTMNTIDSYYVYEVPVFKGMDVGNDSGTGYISDVQEIETEALNGGVLRTRWVRFKIPIYEPTDAHNISDFRSIRFMRMFLTNFTQPTLLRFGTLDLVRGDYRRYVLEGNFTNNPTEGINMFGQSEVVVTSVSEELTPTYVSPPGVVREELINNNSTIREDEQALALTVNNLRPEDARAVYKNFNVDMRQYENLELFLHAESLPNQTLNDGEFAAFVRMGNDFTDNFYQVEIPLEVTATGDRSQTGVWPDANRLELPLSILQEIKARVFGSGGQFDVTQLNEFTEGGYRVGIKGNPSLGNIRVLMLGIKNKSNSAQSGTVWFNEMRLSDLKNGGGMAVVGNVDANLADFATVSASGRISTIGFGGIEQGPNERSREDLKQYDMTTNVNLGQLLPKKWGIQIPFNYSRGEELITPQYDPFFEDIELQTTLDNAVNETERKAIEQRSTDYTKRESFNVIGLRKERTGDSRPQPYDVENFSFSTSYNVKKHRDYEIKSSLDQNVRVGATYDFSFQPVEVEPFKKMKLLKKSKYFDLVKDFNVNLLPTSVSVNTDINRQYNEQIFRDVTLTEGSIDVEPLYQRNFLFNWGYGINYNLTKSLNFNYTSASNRIVRNYIDENNVVDNTIGVWDEFFDIGDANTLNQKLQVNYELPFSKIPVLKFIRTTYSYTSDFQWTKGSEVFSTLENIPDLGNTVQNSGVHSINGSLDMNTLYKYVGLTKRRTSKKRKSKKKSKAVAGTPPGTKNSRTKKKPGGRKLKAGDKAYNTLVGLLTMVKKVNVSYQEDGGTMLPGYLRDPGFVGTLKPTAGFTFGFQEDVRQLAARKGWLTIFDNFNQQYTEKQGKQLNVQASLGLIKGLKIDISANRNYLETYTENYRVDEDDLDYNSLTPNTFGNYSTSALLIKTAFKKSDALSSETFDKFRENRLVVARRLARDRGLDPSNVDDDGFPVGYGKNNQAVLLPAFLAAYTGTSAESIQKGAFRDVPMPNWDLKYTGLMKLKWFRKRFKRFSVAHGYRANYTINQFQTNLDFNEELDQAGNFKNPILYANVNLTEQFSPLVKFDFETKSYVKLLLEWKKDRALSLNFDNNLLTDIQGNEYIIGLGYRLKDISFVTRISGKKQVIKSDLNFRADLSLRQNETVIRYLDLQDTQVTEGQDIYGIKFTADYALSKNLTALFFYDHTFSTYSVSTAFPQTTIRGGFTLRYNFGN is encoded by the coding sequence TTGATTGCACTTTATAGTGGCGTACTATATGGGCAGGAAACTGAAAAAGTAAGAGATTCTACTAGTACGACCTATTCGCTGGGAACAATTGCCTTGCCGGATCCTACTAGTATTATTTCTAAATACGAATACGACCCTGTAACCAACCGATATATTTATAGTCAGAAATTGGGAGAATTTAATGTGAATTACCCTCTTTTTCTGACGCCAAAAGAGTTTGAAGAATTAGTCGCTAAGGAACAACGAAAAGCATATTTTAGAGAAAAAATAGATGCATTTAGCGGGAAAAAGGATGGAAGTGAAGAAAAACGTAAAAATTTACTGCCGGTCTTTTATGTCAAATCAGGTCTTTTTGAATCTATTTTTGGAGGGAATGAAATAGAGGTAATTCCACAAGGTTCTGTAGAAATGGACCTGGGGATGTTATATACAAAACAAGATAATCCGGCTTTTTCTCCACGTAACAGGAGTAATTTTACTTTTGATTTTGATCAGCGAATCAGCCTTAGTCTGATCGGTAAAGTTGGGAAACGGTTACAAATTACTGCCAATTACGATACGGAATCAACGTTTGATTTCCAGAACCAAATCAAACTGGAATATACACCTACAGAAGATGACATCATACGTAGTATTGAAGTAGGTAATGTGAGTATGCCTCTGAATAGTTCTCTTATTCAGGGAGCCCAGAGTTTATTCGGTGTTAAAATGGGACTGCAGTTCGGAAGAACTTCTGTGACCGGTGTTTTTTCAGAGCAACGATCAGAGACAAGATCTGTACAAGTTGAAGGAGGAGGAACTATCGAAGATTTTGAGTTCTTTGCATTAGATTATGATGAAAACAGACACTATTTTTTGAGTCACTATTTTAGAGATAATTATGATCAGGCATTAGAGAATTATCCTTTTATCAATACAAATGTTCAGGTCACTAGAATAGAAGTTTGGGTAACTAACAGAGCGACAAGTGCACAGACGATTACTGGAGCCAGAAATATTGTTGCATTAGAAGACTTGGGAGAATCTCCGGTTGCTGGAAATTTTAATATCCCGGCATCATTGTTTAATACTGGAGCAGGAGCTTTTCCTGATAATGGAAATAATGATTTAGATCCTAGAGCAATTAGTGCGGCAGGACCTGTTACAGAAGCAGTTCGTCAGATATCAACAGTAAAACAGGGATTTATAGGTCCGATCGCTTCCTTTGCAGAAGGGACAGACTATTCTGTTCTGGAGAATGCACGTCAATTAACTCAAAATGAATTTACATTACACCAACAATTAGGGTATATATCCCTAAATCAGCGATTAAATAATGACGAAGTGCTGGCGGTAGCTTTTCAGTTTACTGTAGGGGGTGAGGTTTATCAGGTTGGAGAGTTTGCTAATGATGGAGTAGAAGCGACGATTGGAGAAAACTCAGGAACTGATGTAGAAGCAGGTTCTAGTCAGAATTTGGTAGTGAAAATGCTAAAAAGCTCCATTACTAATGTGGGGCGACCTAACTGGGATTTGATGATGAAAAACATCTATAATACCGGAGCTTACCGATTAGAACAAAATGACTTTAGACTAAATATTTTGTATACCAACCCTTCACCGGTGAACTATATTTCTGAGGTAGAAGGATCTCCATTACCAGCGGATGTAGAACAAACAACCTTGTTGAAGGTGTTTAATATGGATCGACTGAATGTGAATAATGACCCGGTTGTAGGAGGAGACGGTTTCTTTGATTATGTTCCGGGAATTACAGTTGATTCGGAAAATGGGCGAATTCAGTTTACGACTGTGGAGCCATTTGGTAGATATCTCTTTGATAAATTGAGTGGTGGTACAGTAGGAGATTATAACAATCCAACAAGTTATAATCCTAATCAGGCGAAATATGTATTCCGGCAATTGTATACAGAAACCAAAGTGCGAGCAGAACAAGAAGCTGCTGATAAGAATTATTTTCAGTTAAAAGGGCGGTATAAATCTTCAGGGCAAGATGGGATCCCTTTAGGGGCATTTAACGTTCCTCAAGGTTCTGTGACTGTTACAGCAGGAGGAAGAGTATTACAAGAAGGGGTAGATTACACAGTAAATTATCAGTTGGGAAGAGTAACGATTCTGGATGAAGGATTAAAGGCTTCTAATACCCCTATAGAAGTTTCTACAGAAAATAATGCTGTGTTCGGGCAGCAAACCAAAAGATATACAGGATTAAATATAGAACATAAATTCAGTGATGATTTTATTATCGGGGGAACTTATCTTAATCTAAGAGAACGACCGGTAACCCAAAAATCAAGCTATAATTATGAGCCGATTAATAATACAATACTAGGATTTAACCTTAGCTATGCTACAGAAGTTCCGTTTTTGACAAGAATGGTTAATAAGTTGCCTAATATTGATACGGATGTTCCTTCTAATGTGTCAGTGAGAACTGAAGTAGCTAAGTTATTTGCAGGTGCTCCTAAAGGAGCAGATTTTGATGGAAAAGTTACTACTTATATTGATGATTTTGAAGGAGCGCAAACAGCTATTGATGTAAGTTCTCCGTTGTCATGGGAACTATCGAGTACTCCCGTAGGATTTGGAGATACTCAGGGAATTGAAGCAGGATATCGAAGAGCAAAATTATCATGGTATTCTATTGATCCTATTTTTTATAGTAGTGGAAGACCAAGTGGAATTTCTGTAGACGATTTATCGCAAAACGCGACCAGAAGAGTGTATAATGATGAGATTTTTCCGGAAACAGATATTGTATCAGGACAATCATTGGCTCTGTTTACATTAGACCTTAATTATGATCCGTTGACAAGAGGAGCGTATAATTTTAATCCAGAAGTATCTGCATCAGGGAGTGGATTTACCAGCCCACAAGATAATTTCGGTGGGATTATGAGACCATTAACCTCCACGAATTTTGAACAATCTAATGTAGAGTTTATTGAGTTTTGGTTGATGGATCCATTTGCATATGATGATGTAGATAATCCGGGAGGAACGATAGTGTTTAACTTAGGGAATATCAGTGAAGATGTCCTTAAGGATGGGAAAAAGCAATACGAAAATGGATTGCCTAAGATTGCAGATCCTAATTTTACGCCATCGACAGGGACTATCGGACAGGTTCCTGTAAAACAATCACTGATTTACGCATTTGATTCAGAAGGACAGGAACGAGTGGTTCAGGATGCTGGATTTGATGGATTAAACGATGCGCAGGAAGCTATTGCATTTCCAGGATTTGGAACAGAGGATCCGTCTGCGGATAATTATGAGTATTATCTTCAGGGAACCGGAGGGATTTTAGAACGATATAAGAAATATAATGGTACTCAGGGGAATTCCCCAACAGATGTATCAAATGATGATAGAGGGAATACCACATATCCAACGGTAGAGGATATCAACAGAGATAATACGATGAATACCATTGATAGTTATTACGTCTATGAAGTTCCTGTTTTCAAAGGGATGGATGTAGGGAACGATAGTGGTACCGGGTATATATCAGATGTACAGGAAATAGAAACAGAAGCGTTGAACGGAGGAGTGTTAAGAACCCGATGGGTACGATTTAAGATTCCTATTTATGAGCCAACTGATGCTCATAATATAAGTGATTTTCGTTCAATTCGATTTATGAGAATGTTTCTGACCAATTTTACTCAGCCAACGTTATTGCGTTTCGGAACATTAGATTTGGTTAGAGGAGATTATAGACGTTATGTCTTAGAAGGAAACTTTACCAATAACCCTACAGAAGGGATTAATATGTTTGGGCAGTCAGAAGTAGTTGTAACTTCCGTGAGTGAGGAGTTGACCCCTACATATGTAAGCCCTCCGGGAGTGGTTAGAGAAGAGTTGATCAACAATAACTCCACTATTAGAGAAGATGAGCAAGCATTGGCTTTAACAGTTAATAACTTGCGTCCGGAAGATGCGAGAGCAGTATATAAAAACTTTAATGTAGATATGCGTCAGTATGAGAATCTGGAGTTGTTTTTACATGCAGAAAGTCTTCCGAATCAAACATTGAATGATGGAGAGTTTGCTGCATTCGTAAGAATGGGGAATGATTTTACTGATAACTTTTATCAGGTAGAAATACCATTAGAAGTTACAGCGACAGGGGATAGAAGTCAGACAGGGGTTTGGCCGGATGCCAACCGCTTGGAACTTCCATTATCGATTCTTCAAGAAATAAAAGCTCGTGTTTTTGGTTCAGGAGGTCAGTTTGATGTGACACAACTGAATGAGTTTACAGAAGGAGGTTATAGAGTTGGGATTAAAGGAAACCCTAGTCTTGGTAATATCAGAGTATTGATGTTAGGGATAAAGAATAAAAGTAATTCTGCACAATCAGGAACCGTTTGGTTTAATGAAATGCGATTAAGTGACCTGAAAAATGGAGGAGGGATGGCAGTGGTCGGGAATGTCGATGCAAATTTGGCAGATTTTGCTACAGTGAGTGCTTCTGGTAGAATTAGTACTATTGGATTCGGAGGAATAGAGCAAGGGCCTAATGAACGAAGTAGGGAAGACCTAAAGCAATACGATATGACTACTAATGTGAATTTGGGTCAGTTACTGCCTAAAAAATGGGGAATTCAAATACCATTTAACTATAGTAGAGGAGAAGAATTGATAACGCCTCAATACGATCCTTTCTTCGAAGATATTGAATTGCAGACCACATTGGATAATGCGGTAAACGAAACAGAAAGAAAAGCTATAGAACAACGATCTACTGATTATACAAAACGAGAGAGTTTTAATGTGATCGGATTGCGAAAAGAAAGAACCGGAGATTCTAGACCACAGCCTTATGATGTAGAAAACTTCTCTTTTTCTACTTCGTATAATGTTAAAAAACATAGAGATTATGAGATTAAGAGTTCACTGGATCAAAACGTGAGAGTTGGAGCTACTTATGACTTTAGTTTTCAACCAGTAGAAGTGGAACCATTTAAGAAAATGAAGCTGTTAAAGAAAAGTAAGTATTTTGATCTGGTAAAAGATTTTAATGTAAACTTGCTTCCTACTAGTGTTTCTGTAAATACGGATATTAACAGACAATACAATGAGCAGATATTTAGAGATGTTACACTAACTGAGGGGAGTATTGATGTAGAGCCTTTATATCAGCGAAATTTCTTGTTTAACTGGGGATATGGAATAAATTATAATTTGACAAAATCGTTGAATTTTAACTATACGTCGGCTAGTAATAGAATTGTTAGAAACTATATTGATGAAAACAATGTGGTGGATAATACCATAGGAGTGTGGGATGAATTTTTTGATATAGGGGATGCGAACACCTTAAATCAAAAGTTACAGGTCAACTATGAACTTCCTTTCTCTAAGATTCCTGTACTTAAGTTTATTAGAACGACGTATTCCTATACTTCGGATTTTCAATGGACAAAAGGAAGTGAAGTGTTTAGTACATTAGAAAATATTCCAGACTTGGGGAATACCGTTCAAAACTCAGGAGTACATAGTATTAATGGATCCTTGGATATGAATACGTTGTATAAATATGTGGGATTGACCAAGAGAAGAACCAGTAAGAAGCGGAAGTCTAAAAAGAAATCAAAAGCAGTTGCCGGAACACCTCCCGGGACTAAAAACTCGAGAACGAAAAAGAAACCAGGAGGGAGAAAACTAAAAGCCGGAGATAAAGCTTATAATACTTTGGTAGGGTTGCTTACGATGGTCAAGAAAGTAAATGTGAGTTATCAGGAGGATGGAGGAACTATGTTGCCAGGGTATCTGAGGGATCCGGGATTTGTCGGGACACTTAAACCAACCGCTGGTTTTACATTCGGATTCCAGGAAGATGTTAGACAGTTAGCGGCAAGAAAAGGATGGTTAACGATATTTGACAACTTTAATCAGCAATATACAGAGAAACAGGGTAAACAACTTAATGTACAGGCATCTTTGGGGCTTATCAAAGGGTTGAAAATTGATATTTCTGCCAATAGAAATTATCTGGAAACCTATACAGAAAACTATAGAGTAGATGAAGATGATTTAGATTATAATTCGTTAACACCAAATACTTTTGGGAATTATTCTACTTCTGCTTTATTGATTAAAACTGCTTTTAAGAAAAGTGATGCCTTGTCTTCTGAGACTTTTGATAAGTTTAGAGAGAATCGATTGGTCGTAGCAAGAAGACTGGCTAGGGATAGAGGTTTGGATCCTTCTAATGTAGACGATGATGGATTTCCTGTAGGGTACGGTAAAAATAATCAAGCGGTATTGTTGCCTGCCTTTTTAGCAGCTTATACCGGTACGAGTGCAGAATCAATTCAGAAAGGAGCATTTAGAGATGTGCCTATGCCGAACTGGGATTTGAAATATACAGGTTTAATGAAGTTAAAATGGTTTAGAAAGCGTTTCAAAAGATTTTCTGTAGCCCATGGATATAGAGCTAATTACACCATTAATCAATTCCAGACGAATTTGGATTTTAATGAAGAATTGGATCAGGCAGGAAACTTTAAAAACCCAATATTATATGCGAATGTGAATTTGACAGAGCAATTTAGTCCATTGGTGAAGTTTGATTTTGAAACCAAAAGCTATGTGAAACTTTTATTGGAATGGAAAAAAGATAGAGCATTGTCGCTTAACTTTGATAATAATCTATTGACAGATATCCAGGGGAATGAATATATCATAGGGTTAGGATATCGTCTAAAAGATATTTCGTTTGTAACCAGAATTAGTGGTAAGAAACAAGTGATAAAAAGTGATTTGAATTTTAGAGCGGATCTGTCTTTACGTCAAAATGAAACAGTGATCAGGTATTTGGATTTACAAGATACGCAGGTAACTGAAGGACAAGATATATACGGGATCAAGTTTACAGCAGATTATGCACTAAGTAAGAATTTGACAGCTTTGTTCTTCTACGATCATACGTTTTCTACATATTCAGTGTCAACCGCTTTCCCACAAACAACAATTCGTGGAGGTTTCACTTTGCGATATAACTTCGGGAATTAA
- the gcvH gene encoding glycine cleavage system protein GcvH — protein sequence MNVPVELKYTKDHEWVKVEGDIATVGITDFAQGELGDIVYVEVETVDETLDKDEVFGTVEAVKTVSDLFIPITGEIVEFNEALEDEPETVNNDPYGEGWMVKIKVSNASELDGLLSADDYKALIGA from the coding sequence ATGAATGTTCCTGTAGAATTAAAATACACTAAAGACCACGAGTGGGTTAAAGTAGAAGGCGATATCGCTACTGTTGGGATAACTGATTTTGCACAAGGAGAATTAGGGGATATAGTATATGTAGAAGTAGAGACTGTCGATGAAACACTTGATAAAGATGAAGTGTTTGGAACGGTAGAAGCTGTGAAAACCGTTTCGGATTTATTTATCCCGATAACAGGGGAGATAGTGGAGTTTAATGAAGCGTTAGAAGATGAACCGGAAACTGTAAATAACGATCCTTATGGAGAAGGTTGGATGGTAAAAATAAAAGTAAGCAATGCTTCAGAATTAGACGGGTTATTATCTGCAGATGATTATAAAGCACTTATTGGCGCATAA
- a CDS encoding VanZ family protein, whose amino-acid sequence MIIKHLLAHKYIIALVFLYTSAITWLSLAKFILPEPIRVEGSDKLGHFLAYFLFGCIWFSLFFFSEKLSKTFTYSVTIASVIGIAYGALMEILQGVLTDYRSPDWYDIAANTTGIILAALFLNLIKKKLTKLRTE is encoded by the coding sequence ATGATTATAAAGCACTTATTGGCGCATAAATATATAATTGCGCTGGTGTTTTTATATACTAGCGCAATTACTTGGCTTTCTCTGGCTAAGTTTATCCTTCCTGAGCCAATAAGAGTTGAAGGAAGTGATAAACTAGGGCATTTTTTAGCCTATTTTTTATTCGGTTGCATTTGGTTTTCTCTTTTCTTTTTTTCAGAAAAGTTGTCTAAAACTTTTACATATAGTGTAACCATCGCTTCAGTGATTGGAATAGCGTATGGAGCTCTTATGGAAATTCTTCAGGGAGTATTAACTGATTATCGCTCTCCAGACTGGTATGATATTGCAGCAAACACCACTGGCATTATTCTTGCTGCCTTATTCTTGAATTTAATCAAAAAAAAACTAACTAAATTGAGAACTGAATAG